One segment of Chelmon rostratus isolate fCheRos1 chromosome 17, fCheRos1.pri, whole genome shotgun sequence DNA contains the following:
- the LOC121621289 gene encoding uncharacterized protein LOC121621289, with protein sequence MALSQLQCLDDNHVNPRTHESKPEFLYCEDQRLALEALLQDGRAAFFKFLEARGLRGFLSDPELETLAGAVEPYDPDSEIFPENAEDDDPPLSLHYWPELSDTSIPQMDLGWPDIDAYRGVTRTTMYAQPPLDGQAHIKEVVRKMIAQAQKVIAVVMDVFTDVDIFRDLLDAGFKRKVSVYILLERATQPHFLSMCRRANMHAGHLKHLRVRCTDGVEFYTHSSTKVRGRMGHRFMFIDGDKAVSGSYSFTWMSSRLDRNLITVVTGQAVDAFDRLFRTLYVTSSSVDLRKVATEPEPEREPLPQLVSVPLPSAAVARKLYNPKYALALGNPSTSPSPTPSPGHNSPRETQSPENSRSPEVPDTKKRRRRRASKEAAQEAPPIHPGLTNLEKACLITYLPTWPEPDPPSDVIGFINIRDTSKPTQVHLQRSEMFETSQAIRFSSPFSMPAETLPEVAKPRQLTAKHEETDKLQPLEDKTKAKESEEDTRLNAQPAEGEAEAPEQNSPASGPKCETHQDTAKTLNAEEKLYSSSPTYQDADHNTTPHLNAHSPPRSISKASTPHTGRASHTTQAVITGSPKPSDTEEEAETGFNRKSVVVYRTHNSHMSPSSPSAMCLQSVTSTFLSENSHVSICLPLTSSSTNLNPSLPSSSSLTSTPPIPKPRTIQLIIKDSVTGDDEKLPELSVVKRPETGTGPLVVHSEPAVVQTPAEKEPETVPELQSHSGSETGAQKDADNRGNIGEAPQQKQSGTSQESENEEAFRLHDDRAGTQLLAATNLETQSHVLISGAPKADSVQEIIPKDVDLKTLTSTDCKSSPRMDCAATVQPPERALTGCEFAEMPNENSKNVTQFKAYRASALEPQRISYNAVTPQDVGVLDTADSLNAPPYTPVFARYNPHMSIDSADDRTHTSAADTHDQLGSPRFTPAHCADSVPNADKHNTRSTSLPSDVHVPDLRSPTPERQPRPVIALVRTTSPDGFPPRTPTPDSQTHTPDPRSYTPDFRTPTPDVSEECVSPRPDSALSTTSDEYFECSDSPLHEPVLDRAAYRNHGMTEDRGNFSHSNTPNATAVATSPACINYKPHAATLGTTDRSTSSSSLSGPASISSSSSLPEKNLKMGEEEETANEENGREVDEKGSVAQRRTEVVSQRTQRRDIEEAKRTAEQGQGLTETAEKNKEAQVQAPKRKRVLNQSTAGRLFSRGVSPTNEGAEPKRLSTGDLKPKKVSSEGERPDKEKAADGAALGPSISERRARPRSAGETEGQKLLHTPPRRGASSPSRPSRSPRGSLNQAESKALHGTSQTSDNTSSPRRPPPRPLPPMSAGAVGSAAGRKQAEVPNSQQSHLSPAAQGRGRAGQSPSRPAYPKPQGSFLQTHSNAVQQLHPHPQNQTVLPQEVHCQQEGKAPFSISFSRLYSLKGLKDKMSKVPAQSKKGSTSSAVQGHKSTS encoded by the exons ATGGCTCTTTCCCAGTTACAGTGTCTGGACGATAACCACGTGAACCCTCGGACGCACGAGTCCAAGCCGGAGTTCCTGTACTGCGAAGACCAGCGGCTCGCGCTGGAGGCTCTCCTCCAGGATGGTCGCGcggcattttttaaattcttggAGGCTCGCGGCCTGCGTGGCTTCCTGTCGGACCCAGAGCTGGAAACTCTCGCCGGGGCGGTGGAGCCCTACGACCCGGACTCGGAGATTTTCCCGGAGAACGCCGAGGACGACGACCCCCCGCTGTCGCTGCACTACTGGCCCGAGCTGTCGGACACGTCCATCCCGCAGATGGACCTGGGCTGGCCGGACATCGATGCTTACCGGGGGGTGACGCGCACGACCATGTACGCGCAGCCACCGCTGGACGGTCAGGCGCATATCAAAGAGGTGGTCAGAAAGATGATTGCGCAGGCGCAGAAG gTTATAGCAgtggtgatggatgtcttcacTGATGTCGATATCTTTAGAGATTTGCTGGACGCTGGTTTCAAGAGGAAGGTTTCTGTCTACATCCTGTTGGAACGAGCAACACAACCTCATTTCCTGTCCATGTGCCGGAGGGCCAACATGCACGCCGGACACCTCAAG cacCTTCGTGTACGCTGCACAGATGGAGTGGAGTTCTACACTCACTCCTCCACCAAGGTCAGAGGGCGAATGGGACACAGATTCATGTTCATCGACGGAGACAAAGCTGTTTCTGGATCGTACAG ttttacttGGATGTCATCGCGGCTGGACAGAAATCTCATCACAGTGGTTACAGGCCAGGCAGTGGATGCCTTCGACAGGCTGTTTCGCACCCTCTATGTGACCTCCAGCTCGGTTGACCTCCGGAAGGTCGCCACTGAGCCTGAACCTGAACGGGAGCCTCTCCCGCAGCTAGTCTCAGTGCCCcttccttctgctgctgttgctaggAAACTGTACAACCCCAAATACGCCCTAGCTTTAGGCAACCCCAGCACTAGCCCCAGCCCCACCCCATCTCCTGGCCACAACAGCCCCAGAGAGACCCAAAGTCCTGAGAACTCCAGGAGCCCAGAGGTCCCAGACACCAAAAAGAGGAGGCGACGGAGGGCTAGTAAGGAAGCAGCACAGGAGGCTCCTCCCATCCACCCTGGACTCACCAATCTAGAGAAAGCATGCTTGATAACATACCTGCCCACCTGGCCAGAGCCTGACCCCCCCAGTGATGTAATTGGGTTCATTAACATTCGAGATACCAGCAAACCAACGCAGGTCCACCTACAAAGATCTGAGATGTTTGAAACCAGCCAAGCCATCAGGTTCAGCAGTCCATTCAGCATGCCTGCAGAAACCCTGCCAGAGGTGGCCAAGCCCCGACAGCTCACTGCTAAACATGAGGAGACTGATAAACTCCAACCACTGGAGGACAAAACCAAGGCTAAAGAGTCAGAGGAAGACACGCGACTCAATGCACAGCCTGCTGAAGGTGAAGCAGAGGCACCTGAACAGAACTCACCTgcatctggaccaaagtgtgAAACTCACCAAGACACTGCTAAGACTCTCAACGCTGAGGAAAAGCTATATTCAAGTTCACCCACCTACCAAGATGCAGACCACAACACCACACCTCACCTCAATGCACACTCACCTCCCCGCTCCATCAGCAAAGCATCCACTCCTCACACAGGGAGGGCTTCACACACCACACAAGCTGTTATCACAGGCAGTCCTAAGCCATCAGACActgaggaagaggcagaaactGGCTTTAACAGGAAGAGTGTTGTTGTGTACAGGACACACAACAGCCACATGtcaccctcctcaccctctgccATGTGCCTGCAGTCTGTCACATCCACCTTCCTTTCTGAAAATAGCCACGTCTCCATCTGCCTTCCTCTCACCTCTTCTTCTACAAATCTCAATCCTTCCcttccttcatcttcatctttgaCCTCAACTCCTCCCATTCCTAAACCTCGTACTATCCAGCTGATTATCAAAGACAGCGTCACCGGGGATGACGAGAAGCTGCCGGAGTTGAGTGTTGTCAAGAGGCCTGAGACAGGCACAGGACCGCTGGTGGTCCACAGCGAGCCCGCTGTGGTGCAGACACCGGCAGAAAAAGAGCCTGAGACTGTCCCAGAACTGCAGAGCCACAGCGGAAGTGAAACAGGAGCACAAAAAGATGCAGACAACAGAGGAAATATTGGAGAAGCTCCACAGCAAAAACAGAGTGGGACTTCCCAAGAGTCAGAGAATGAGGAAGCATTTAGACTACATGATGACAGGGCAGGAACGCAATTGCTCGCTGCAACTAACCTagaaacacagtcacatgttTTGATTAGTGGTGCACCAAAAGCAGATAGTGTTCAAGAAATAATTCCAAAAGATGTTGATCTTAAGACTTTGACGTCAACAGACTGCAAATCAAGCCCGCGGATGGACTGTGCAGCCACAGTACAGCCCCCAGAAAGAGCCCTGACAGGCTGTGAGTTTGCTGAAAtgccaaatgaaaacagcaagaATGTGACACAGTTCAAAGCATACCGCGCAAGTGCACTTGAACCTCAGAGAATATCATATAATGCAGTGACACCACAGGATGTCGGTGTGTTAGACACTGCAGACTCTTTAAACGCTCCACCATACACTCCTGTTTTTGCCAGGTACAACCCACACATGTCCATAGATAGTGCTGACGATAggacacacacatctgctgcagacacacatgacCAGCTAGGTAGTCCAAGGTTCACACCAGCACACTGCGCAGACAGTGTGCCCAATGCTGACAAACATAACACACGCAGCACCTCACTTCCCTCCGACGTGCACGTGCCAGACCTGCGTTCGCCAACGCCTGAGAGACAGCCGCGGCCAGTCATAGCTCTCGTACGCACCACAAGTCCGGACGGATTTCCTCCACGCACGCCCACCCCAGACTCCCAAACGCACACGCCGGATCCACGTTCATACACTCCAGACTTTCGAACACCTACGCCTGATGTTAGCGAGGAGTGCGTCTCACCAAGACCGGACTCTGCTCTCTCCACAACCTCAGACGAGTATTTTGAATGTAGCGACTCGCCTCTCCACGAGCCTGTTCTTGACCGAGCTGCTTACCGCAACCATGGGATGACGGAGGATCGTGGTAACTTCTCGCACTCAAATACTCCAAATGCTACAGCCGTCGCCACTAGTCCTGCATGCATAAATTATAAGCCTCATGCTGCTACGTTAGGCACTACAGACAGGAGCACCTCTAGCAGCAGTTTGTCTGGGCCTGCTagcatctcctcttcctcttctttaccTGAGAAGAACTTGAAaatgggggaggaggaggaaactgcaaatgaagaaaatgggAGGGAAGTGGATGAAAAGGGGAGTGtggcacagaggaggacagaggtaGTTtcccagaggacacagaggagagacatCGAGGAAGCTaagagaacagcagaacaaggTCAAGGCTtgacagagacagcagaaaaaaacaaggaggCCCAAGTCCAAGCCCCCAAGAGAAAGAGGGTGCTGAACCAATCAACAGCCGGGAGATTGTTCAGCAGAGGAGTGAGCCCAACCAATGAGGGAGCAGAGCCAAAGCGATTGTCCACAGGTGACCTTAAACCAAAGAAGGTCTCctctgagggagagagaccaGACAAAGAGAAGGCCGCGGACGGGGCGGCATTAGGACCCAGCATATCAGAGAGGAGAGCCAGGCCCCGGTCAGCCGGAGAGACTGAGGGACAGAAG CTGTTGCACACTCCTCCCAGACGTGGAGCGTCCTCCCCTTCCCGGCCATCCAGATCCCCTCGAGGAAGTCTGAACCAGGCAGAAAGCAAGGCGCTCCATGGTACTTCACAGACCTCAGATAACACCTCATCTCCTCGCCGACCGCCGCCCAGACCGCTTCCTCCAATGTCAGCGGGTGCTGTCGGGTCCGCAGCTGGGCGGAAGCAGGCCGAAGTCCCCAACAGCCAGCAGAGCCACCTCTCTCCGGCAGCGCAGGGCAGGGGGAGAGCGGGACAGTCGCCCAGTCGACCTGCTTACCCGAAGCCCCAGGGCTCCTTTCTCCAAACACACTCTAACgcagtgcagcagctccatcctcACCCCCAGAACCAGACGGTGTTGCCACAGGAGGTGCACTGCCAGCAAGAAGGAAAGGCTCCATTTAGCATCTCTTTTAGCAGGCTGTACAGCCTCAAGGGCCTGAAGGACAAGATGAGCAAGGTGCCGGCGCAGAGTAAGAAAGGCAGCACCAGCTCTGCGGTGCAGGGACACAAGAGCACGAGCTAG